One genomic region from Vibrio cyclitrophicus encodes:
- a CDS encoding DsbE family thiol:disulfide interchange protein yields MHTSVRNKLITLIVLALIVVLGFVFALDSKQQTTSVSEQKRAFPEFISTALVNSESVSGQQEITLADVTQHPYQLVNVWASWCGICKTEHAFLTELRKKGIPIVGLNYRDNSGTAINVLLSDGNPYSVVISDPQGKLALELGVIGTPETYLVDANGQIIKKLLGVINETVWKDELAMYFDGVNG; encoded by the coding sequence ATGCATACCAGCGTTCGTAACAAGCTAATTACTCTCATTGTCTTGGCATTAATAGTGGTGTTGGGATTTGTCTTTGCGCTTGACAGTAAGCAACAAACGACCAGCGTTTCAGAGCAAAAAAGGGCATTTCCAGAATTCATATCTACTGCGTTAGTGAATAGTGAAAGCGTCAGTGGTCAGCAGGAAATTACGCTCGCTGATGTCACACAGCATCCTTACCAACTGGTCAATGTATGGGCTTCATGGTGCGGTATTTGTAAAACGGAACATGCTTTTCTGACCGAGTTGCGAAAGAAAGGCATTCCAATTGTTGGGCTAAATTATCGGGATAATTCAGGGACAGCGATCAATGTGTTATTGAGCGACGGCAATCCGTACTCAGTAGTGATCAGTGATCCTCAAGGTAAACTGGCGCTAGAGTTGGGCGTAATTGGAACCCCTGAAACGTATCTAGTCGATGCCAATGGCCAGATCATTAAAAAGCTATTGGGCGTGATTAATGAAACGGTATGGAAAGATGAACTTGCGATGTATTTTGATGGTGTGAATGGATGA
- the nrfD gene encoding cytochrome c nitrite reductase subunit NrfD encodes MSAWDAAFQSGTVVWDWIIAIYLFLAGMSAGAVMISIYLKRKVIEGDPAHNGVLKATAFLAPFGIISGLLILVFHLTKPLSFWKIMIFYNPTSVMSMGVILFQVYMVILFLWIGIIFRDQIVVFLNDQAWLKGRLDFVGNWIGKLEVVENALEIFLAVLALMLAAYTGFLLSALNTFPLLNNPVLPILFLFSSLSSGAAACILFGVLVFKESPHSPSISWIHGFERPVVMFELFVLITFFTGLIFAGGQSEQAVWNAIGSGFWANWFWYGVIGVGMVLPLLLNAVTPTSIRHSSVYIFSVTSLSLMGVLMLRTFVLYAGQLTLA; translated from the coding sequence ATGAGTGCATGGGACGCAGCTTTTCAGTCTGGTACGGTGGTATGGGACTGGATTATAGCAATCTATCTATTTCTCGCGGGGATGTCGGCGGGTGCCGTAATGATCTCCATTTACCTAAAACGTAAGGTCATTGAAGGCGATCCTGCTCATAATGGTGTGCTAAAGGCCACGGCTTTTCTTGCGCCATTTGGGATCATTTCAGGTCTGCTTATCTTGGTTTTCCACCTGACAAAACCGTTATCCTTTTGGAAGATCATGATCTTCTATAACCCAACGTCAGTGATGTCGATGGGTGTGATCTTATTCCAAGTGTATATGGTGATCCTATTCCTTTGGATCGGCATTATATTCCGAGATCAAATTGTCGTGTTCTTGAATGACCAAGCATGGTTAAAAGGACGACTCGATTTTGTCGGTAACTGGATTGGCAAATTAGAGGTGGTTGAGAATGCTTTGGAAATATTCCTAGCGGTTCTCGCATTGATGCTTGCTGCTTATACGGGCTTCTTGCTGTCAGCTTTAAATACCTTCCCACTATTGAATAACCCAGTACTGCCGATCTTGTTCTTGTTCTCGAGTTTATCTTCGGGTGCGGCGGCGTGTATTTTATTTGGTGTGTTGGTCTTTAAAGAATCACCTCATAGCCCGAGTATTTCATGGATCCACGGATTCGAACGCCCGGTCGTGATGTTTGAGTTGTTTGTTCTTATTACTTTCTTTACTGGGCTGATCTTCGCTGGTGGTCAAAGTGAGCAAGCAGTCTGGAACGCAATCGGCAGTGGATTCTGGGCGAACTGGTTCTGGTACGGCGTCATCGGTGTTGGCATGGTTTTACCATTGTTGTTGAATGCAGTGACACCAACTTCAATTCGCCATAGCTCGGTGTATATTTTCTCCGTGACTTCGCTAAGTCTAATGGGCGTATTAATGCTGCGAACTTTTGTTCTTTACGCAGGGCAATTAACGCTCGCTTAA
- the nrfC gene encoding cytochrome c nitrite reductase Fe-S protein has protein sequence MSCSRRNFLAGAGAVIFTTGVAGTAAVTSRKTLANVQEDGTKRYGMIHDETACIGCTACTEACREVNKVPEGVSRLEIIKSDPQGEYPNVDYRFTRNSCQHCDNAPCVMVCPTGAAYKDEKTGIVDVHQEKCVGCGYCLLACPYQVRFFHPENKSADKCNFCRDTNLAQGKLPACVESCPTKALTFGDLNDPKSEINRVLQSEVVYRDKAYLGTQPKLYKVPHQKGEI, from the coding sequence ATGAGTTGCTCAAGAAGAAACTTTTTAGCAGGCGCGGGTGCCGTTATTTTTACCACAGGTGTAGCGGGAACTGCGGCGGTAACAAGTCGCAAGACGCTAGCTAATGTTCAAGAAGATGGCACTAAACGTTATGGAATGATTCATGACGAAACCGCTTGTATTGGTTGTACCGCCTGTACCGAAGCATGTCGTGAAGTAAACAAAGTACCTGAAGGTGTATCGCGCTTAGAAATTATTAAGAGTGATCCCCAAGGCGAATATCCCAATGTTGATTACCGTTTTACTCGTAACTCTTGCCAGCATTGTGATAACGCACCTTGTGTGATGGTTTGCCCAACAGGCGCGGCCTACAAAGATGAAAAAACGGGCATTGTCGATGTGCATCAAGAGAAGTGCGTCGGTTGTGGTTATTGTCTATTGGCTTGCCCATACCAAGTGCGCTTTTTCCATCCAGAAAACAAGTCCGCAGATAAGTGTAACTTCTGTCGAGACACTAATTTAGCACAAGGGAAGTTGCCGGCTTGTGTCGAATCTTGCCCAACCAAAGCGCTGACATTCGGTGATTTGAATGACCCTAAGAGTGAGATAAACCGAGTACTTCAATCCGAGGTGGTTTACAGAGATAAAGCCTATCTAGGCACTCAACCAAAACTCTATAAAGTGCCACACCAAAAAGGGGAGATTTGA
- the nrfB gene encoding cytochrome c nitrite reductase pentaheme subunit, protein MGNIKLAIVIMLKSLLAFCLYGYSIHAVAEPAVTPVGESTRHEVELIRDKDYKCVQCHKDSKETVLGSHGESAHALLGREVNCTDCHSSISPDHREGAPKVVKYREAQSQPGTEKVFLDPKLILDANSQCIDCHQPDDLREASWTHDVHAQNLTCSNCHDVHATEAKVLGLDKKQTIKLCVDCHSDFNQKKEEE, encoded by the coding sequence ATGGGCAATATTAAATTGGCCATAGTCATAATGCTTAAATCCCTTCTAGCATTCTGCCTCTATGGTTATTCCATTCATGCTGTTGCTGAGCCTGCTGTTACGCCAGTAGGAGAATCAACAAGACATGAAGTCGAATTAATCCGCGACAAAGACTACAAGTGTGTTCAATGCCATAAAGATTCAAAAGAAACGGTATTGGGTTCACATGGTGAAAGTGCACACGCTTTGCTTGGCCGCGAAGTAAATTGTACCGACTGTCATAGTTCTATTAGCCCCGATCACCGTGAAGGTGCACCTAAAGTGGTGAAGTATCGTGAGGCTCAATCACAACCTGGAACCGAGAAGGTTTTCTTAGACCCTAAATTAATCCTAGATGCCAATAGCCAATGTATCGATTGTCACCAACCTGATGATCTCCGCGAAGCGAGTTGGACTCACGATGTTCACGCGCAAAACTTAACGTGTTCAAACTGCCATGATGTTCATGCGACTGAAGCAAAGGTGTTGGGCTTAGATAAGAAGCAAACCATCAAGCTGTGTGTGGATTGCCATTCAGACTTCAACCAGAAGAAAGAAGAGGAGTAA
- a CDS encoding heme lyase CcmF/NrfE family subunit: protein MVGSLGLFSLVLVAVLSSLIGVHSFYQMLNKRAQNLGLIRSFSLSSAFFSLTSVALLGYAFVSDDFSILYVAEHSNTQLPSFFKLAAVWAGHEGSLLFWVLTISVWSGVIALQKHYSNEYQSRVLWVMNLLLAIFAWFTLFASNPFEMNSILPLEGRDLNPMLQDVGLIFHPPLLYLGYVGFSVVLAFAVAALLVDPIEFDWVVHCRSWCLVAWIFLTAGIILGSWWAYYELGWGGWWFWDPVENASLLPWLTSTALLHSLGVAKGKQQLLKWSLSLAFITFCLSILGTFIVRSGVLTSVHAFAVDPTKGIALLLILVLVLVSSFSLLIIREESFESSPITSFASKSFLSLVAVLIFVLATTVVVFGTFYPMIFELLGLGNISVGAPYFNLLIAPLALLALGVIGLAPLLSVKPQATKGVILLLAVLSLALGYVCYSWQVEQVQRQVMVLMTWSLAFWVLLTHVYGLAVTRSSKFQRKVWVMTFAHVGIAVLAIGAAMNSYHSFERSYKLSPGTQVEFMGWTLSHRDTELYVASNFTAEKAILKLETGEQSLSITPERRHYQVRVMNMSEPAMKWFWHGDVYITMGEKIDSAAYAFRVQYKAYARWIWFGGLFSIIGALLSLTHRKKKTDKAAQYAYQRS, encoded by the coding sequence ATGGTCGGTTCTTTGGGGCTGTTTAGTTTAGTGTTGGTTGCTGTGCTCAGTAGCCTTATTGGCGTGCATTCGTTTTATCAAATGCTAAATAAACGGGCGCAAAATCTAGGCTTAATCCGTAGTTTCTCTCTTTCAAGTGCATTTTTTTCTCTCACTTCTGTCGCATTGCTTGGCTATGCCTTTGTCAGTGATGACTTCTCTATTCTCTATGTCGCTGAACATTCAAATACCCAATTACCCTCATTTTTTAAGCTTGCGGCCGTATGGGCAGGACATGAAGGTTCCTTGTTGTTTTGGGTACTGACGATCAGCGTCTGGTCTGGCGTGATCGCCTTACAAAAACACTATTCGAATGAATACCAAAGCCGAGTGCTGTGGGTGATGAACCTACTGCTCGCGATATTTGCTTGGTTCACGTTATTCGCATCAAATCCGTTTGAAATGAATTCGATCTTGCCGCTAGAAGGGCGTGACCTTAACCCAATGTTGCAAGATGTTGGTCTGATTTTTCACCCGCCATTGCTTTACCTTGGCTATGTAGGCTTTTCTGTGGTGCTGGCATTTGCAGTTGCTGCTTTGCTGGTTGATCCAATAGAATTTGATTGGGTTGTCCATTGCCGAAGTTGGTGTCTTGTTGCGTGGATCTTTTTAACTGCAGGGATCATTCTTGGCTCTTGGTGGGCGTATTACGAATTAGGCTGGGGCGGCTGGTGGTTCTGGGATCCGGTTGAGAATGCCAGCTTGCTGCCATGGCTTACTTCGACAGCTTTACTGCATAGTCTAGGCGTTGCCAAGGGTAAGCAACAGCTTCTTAAGTGGTCTCTTAGCCTTGCTTTCATTACATTTTGCTTGAGTATCTTAGGCACGTTTATTGTTCGTTCTGGCGTACTTACATCGGTACACGCTTTTGCAGTTGACCCAACCAAAGGTATCGCACTACTACTTATATTAGTGCTGGTGCTGGTGAGTTCATTTTCTCTGCTTATCATCAGAGAGGAGTCTTTTGAATCAAGTCCGATTACGAGTTTCGCCAGTAAGAGCTTTTTGAGTTTAGTCGCCGTGCTCATTTTTGTTTTGGCAACGACAGTTGTGGTGTTTGGTACGTTTTATCCAATGATCTTTGAACTGCTTGGGTTAGGGAACATATCGGTAGGTGCGCCTTACTTTAACCTACTGATTGCGCCTTTGGCTTTGCTCGCACTTGGTGTGATTGGTTTAGCCCCATTGTTGAGCGTTAAACCTCAAGCAACCAAAGGTGTTATTTTATTGTTAGCTGTGTTGTCGTTGGCATTGGGTTACGTTTGTTATTCATGGCAAGTGGAACAAGTCCAACGACAAGTGATGGTTTTGATGACATGGTCACTCGCATTTTGGGTTTTACTTACTCATGTTTATGGCTTAGCGGTAACGCGCAGTTCCAAGTTCCAACGCAAAGTCTGGGTGATGACATTTGCTCATGTTGGTATTGCGGTCTTGGCTATAGGCGCTGCAATGAACAGTTACCACTCGTTTGAGCGCAGCTATAAACTAAGCCCAGGTACACAAGTAGAGTTCATGGGTTGGACGCTTTCTCATCGGGATACTGAGCTTTATGTCGCCTCAAATTTTACCGCAGAGAAGGCGATACTTAAGCTAGAAACTGGCGAGCAAAGTTTGTCCATTACACCTGAAAGAAGACATTACCAAGTTCGAGTGATGAACATGAGCGAGCCCGCAATGAAATGGTTCTGGCATGGCGATGTGTATATCACCATGGGCGAGAAAATAGACTCAGCAGCCTATGCATTTCGTGTTCAATACAAGGCGTATGCGCGCTGGATCTGGTTTGGCGGGTTGTTCTCCATTATCGGCGCTTTACTCTCATTGACTCATCGTAAAAAGAAAACTGATAAGGCTGCACAGTATGCATACCAGCGTTCGTAA
- the nrfF gene encoding heme lyase NrfEFG subunit NrfF — protein MMKSLIQTLFMLSALVVISLPTMAEELFTASNKDTSIQVELFEFENPEQQQRAISLAKTLRCPQCQNQNLIESNSPIAKDLRLIVFNMVKAGHSNNEITQYMTERFGEFVLYKPAMNTSNLLLWLMPSVLFFLFIYLSIKSVRKSS, from the coding sequence ATGATGAAGTCTCTAATACAAACGTTGTTTATGCTGTCAGCTCTTGTAGTGATTAGCCTTCCTACCATGGCTGAAGAGTTGTTTACTGCCAGTAATAAAGATACGAGTATTCAAGTTGAACTGTTTGAGTTTGAAAACCCAGAACAACAGCAACGTGCTATCAGCTTGGCGAAAACGTTACGCTGTCCACAATGTCAAAACCAAAATCTGATTGAATCCAACTCACCGATAGCAAAAGACTTACGCCTTATTGTGTTCAATATGGTGAAAGCAGGGCATAGTAATAATGAAATTACTCAATATATGACGGAAAGGTTTGGTGAATTTGTGCTTTATAAACCAGCAATGAACACCTCTAACTTATTGCTCTGGTTGATGCCAAGTGTTCTTTTTTTTCTATTTATATATTTATCAATAAAAAGCGTTAGAAAGAGCTCATAA